The window GGTATATCCGTTTGACGATGAAGGTGGTGTTGCTGAAAACAAGCAGTTTGTTGTGAAGAAGGAGGTTCCGGCAGAAGAAGACTTCCGAGGGTATGACGATATAACTGCTGATGAGGCAGAAGAGATCTACAAACGGCATGAAGAGAAGCTTCAGCCACATCAGGTAGAGGATTGGAGTGGGAATCTGTATAAGAATGAGATCCAGCCAACGATAGGGAAATACCTTGAATCGGATGATGCAGAATGGGAAAACGAGGAGGTAGTGGATCCGAGAGGTATCAAAAAGAAGCTTAAAGCACATCTCCCTGAGTTCGAGTACTTTGAATCAGATAGGAACATTGAGGATGCAACTAAGACGAGTACGAGTGCTCTACTTGGAAAGCTTCTGGATGATGCTCTTGATTCCGTTTCTGACGAGGAAAAGAGCGAGATCGAGGATGCCTTAGAAGATGTCGATGAAAAACTCAATCAAGAGGATAAGTTTGATCAGATCAAGGACTTGGAGTCGGAGCTACAGGAGAAGCTGTCTGAACACGTCCCTGTTGACAATGTAAATCTCGAGATTGATGTTCCTGACTTAGACTCGATCCTCTCGAGGGTCAACGTCTCGATCGACGACGGTGTCAAAACTGATATCACCACGATGGGTTCTGGCCTCCATACTTCTTTCATCCTGGCTTGTCTCTGGCAGATAAACGAGGGAGATACCGGCGATAAGGATATCATCTTCGGGCTGGAGGAACCGGAGAACGATCTTCACCCACATGCGCAACGCCAGCTCTACGATACTTTAGATGACTTAGCAGAACAGGACTACCAAGTCGTGCTCTCGACCCATTCCGCATTCCTCGTAAGTTCCGAGGATCTGTTTGATACAGTCCGGGTTGAGAAGCCAAGTAATGAATCCCAGCTTCACTCTATTGACACCGACTCTTTCGATGAACAGGAGATGGATAAAATCCGGAGTAAGATAACGCCGGACAACAATGAGGTATTCTTCTCACGTGCGGTCCTCCTCTGTGAAGGCCAGTCAGAACTCCAGGCCCTTCCTGTATTGAACTCGTTGGTAGATGGTGTGAAAGACGATGTCTACGCGTTCGACCGGTTAGGGATCTCGCTGATAGAGGTCAACGGTAAGATCGGTTTTAAGAATTTCTTGAAGGTCACAGACATGTTCAATATTCAGTCGATAGTGCTGGTGGATAATGACCGGGAGAAGGATGAGGGACATGAAGAGCTGATCGAGGAACTCGAGGAGAAGGCAGACGAACTCGTTGAACTCCCTCTTGACTTTGAGGAACAGTTCTTCAGCTCGATCACATTCGAGCAGTTCTGTACTGCGATGAGTAGGATCTCTAACTACGATACGACGGCTGACAACCTATCTACAAGGCAGGAAAACACCGGGGAATCCAGACAGGAGATCCTAAGAAGTGAGTTCGAAAAAGAGCAGCCTTCAAAACCCCAGTTAGGACGTACATTGGCGAAAGAAGTCTCCGAGGACGAGGTACCTGAAGAGATCGTCCACGTGTTCAAGCAGTGTAAAGAGATAGTGTAGGACCATCTCCCCCCTCCGGTGTTGCCAATAAGGAGAGCTCTGTTGACTCGCGAACCCTTTTTTCTGTAAAGGGTGTACACCGTTTTTCACCTAAACGGGAACCCTCTGTAAGA is drawn from Halopiger aswanensis and contains these coding sequences:
- a CDS encoding ATP-dependent nuclease, whose product is MKLEKLRIRNFRSYKDSQVVSVGNKLVLVGENNAGKSNVLRALDMFFDISPTSPHTVEDFHMKDTEEDIEIEAWFEDLSEEEKEVFDEFLVDDRLWVKTVYPFDDEGGVAENKQFVVKKEVPAEEDFRGYDDITADEAEEIYKRHEEKLQPHQVEDWSGNLYKNEIQPTIGKYLESDDAEWENEEVVDPRGIKKKLKAHLPEFEYFESDRNIEDATKTSTSALLGKLLDDALDSVSDEEKSEIEDALEDVDEKLNQEDKFDQIKDLESELQEKLSEHVPVDNVNLEIDVPDLDSILSRVNVSIDDGVKTDITTMGSGLHTSFILACLWQINEGDTGDKDIIFGLEEPENDLHPHAQRQLYDTLDDLAEQDYQVVLSTHSAFLVSSEDLFDTVRVEKPSNESQLHSIDTDSFDEQEMDKIRSKITPDNNEVFFSRAVLLCEGQSELQALPVLNSLVDGVKDDVYAFDRLGISLIEVNGKIGFKNFLKVTDMFNIQSIVLVDNDREKDEGHEELIEELEEKADELVELPLDFEEQFFSSITFEQFCTAMSRISNYDTTADNLSTRQENTGESRQEILRSEFEKEQPSKPQLGRTLAKEVSEDEVPEEIVHVFKQCKEIV